A window of the Mus pahari chromosome 1, PAHARI_EIJ_v1.1, whole genome shotgun sequence genome harbors these coding sequences:
- the Wee1 gene encoding wee1-like protein kinase: MSFLSRQQPPPTRRVAAACSLRQKLIFSPGSDCEEEEEEEEEGSGHSTGEDSAFQEPDSPLLPSARSPAEAEAERRRRSPGAEPSSPGELEDDLLLQGGGGGAQAAGGGAEGDSWEEEGFGSSSPVKSPSTAYFLGSSFSPVRCGGPGDASPRGCGAPRAMDDPCSPQPDFPSTPPHKTFRKLRLFDTPHTPKSLLSKARVIDSSSVKLRGSSLFMDTEKSGKREFDTRQTPQVNINPFTPDPVLLHSSGRCRGRKRAYFNDSSEDMEASDYEFEDETRPAKRITITESNMKSRYTTEFHELEKIGSGEFGSVFKCVKRLDGCIYAIKRSKKPLAGSVDEQNALREVYAHAVLGQHPHVVRYFSAWAEDDHMLIQNEYCNGGSLADAINENYRVMSYFTEVELKDLLLQVGRGLRYIHSMSLVHMDIKPSNIFISRTSIPNAVSEEGDEDDWISNKVMFKIGDLGHVTRISSPQVEEGDSRFLANEVLQENYSHLPKADIFALALTVVCAAGAEPLPRNGEQWHEIRQGRLPRIPQVLSREVTELLRVMIHPDPERRPSAMVLVKHSVLLSASRKSAEQLRIELNAEKFKNSLLQKELKKAQMAAKVAAEERALFTDRMATRSTTQSNRTSRLIGKKMNRSVSLTIY, from the exons ATGAGCTTCCTGAGCCGACAGCAGCCGCCGCCCACCCGCCGCGTCGCAGCCGCTTGCAGTCTGCGGCAGAAGCTCATCTTCTCGCCGGGCAGCGactgtgaggaagaggaggaggaggaggaggaaggcagcgGCCACAGTACCGGGGAGGACTCGGCCTTCCAGGAACCCGATTCGCCCCTGCTGCCTTCTGCACGCAGCCCTGCCGAGGCCGAGGCCGAGCGCCGCCGTCGCTCGCCCGGCGCGGAGCCCAGCAGCCCGGGAGAGCTGGAGGACGACTTGCTGCTGCAGGGCGGCGGCGGAGGCGCGCAGGCGGCGGGTGGAGGCGCCGAGGGCGACTCTTGGGAGGAGGAGGGTTTCGGCTCCTCGTCGCCCGTCAAATCACCTTCGACCGCCTACTTTCTGGGCAGCTCGTTCTCGCCGGTGCGCTGCGGCGGCCCGGGGGATGCCTCCCCGCGGGGTTGCGGGGCTCCGCGGGCCATGGACGACCCCTGTTCGCCGCAGCCCGACTTCCCGAGCACCCCTCCGCACAAGACCTTCCGCAAGCTGCGCCTGTTCGACACGCCGCACACTCCCAAG agtTTGCTTTCCAAAGCTCGAGTTATTGATTCCAGCTCTGTTAAACTCCGGGGTAGTTCTCTATTCATGGACACAGAAAAGTCAGGAAAAAGAGAATTCGACACACGGCAAACTCCTCAAGTGAATATTAACCCCTTTACTCCGGATCCTGTATTGCTCCACTCCTCAGGACGGTGTCGTGGGAGAAAGAGAGCGTATTTTAATGA TTCCTCTGAAGACATGGAAGCCAGTGATTATGAGTTTGAAGATGAAACAAGACCTGCCAAA AGAATTACAATTACTGAAAGCAATATGAAGTCACGTTATACAACTGAATTTCATGAGCTGGAGAAAATTGGTTCTGGAGAATTTGGTTCCGTGTTTAAATGTGTGAAGAGGCTAGATGGATGCATTTATGCCATTAAACGATCAAAAAAACCATTGGCTGGCTCTGTTGATGA GCAGAATGCTTTGAGAGAAGTGTATGCTCATGCTGTGCTTGGACAGCATCCCCATGTCGTTCGCTATTTCTCTGCCTGGGCAGAAGATGACCATATGCTTATACAGAATGAATACTGTAATG GTGGGAGTTTAGCTGATGCTATAAATGAGAACTACAGAGTCATGAGCTACTTTACTGAAGTAGAGCTGAAGGATCTCCTTTTGCAAGTTGGCCGGGGCTTGAGATACATACATTCAATGTCTTTGGTTCACATGGATATAAAACCTA gtaatatttttatatctcGAACCTCAATCCCAAATGCTGTCTCTgaggaaggagatgaagatgaCTGGATATCCAACAAAGTTATGTTTAAAATAG GTGATCTTGGGCATGTAACAAGAATCTCTAGTCCTCAAGTCGAAGAAGGTGATAGTCGTTTTCTAGCAAATGAAGTTTTACAAGAG AACTATAGCCATCTACCGAAAGCAGATATTTTTGCTCTTGCTCTCACAGTCGTATGTGCTGCTGGTGCTGAACCCCTTCCCAGAAATGGAGAGCAATGGCACGAGATCCGGCAGGGTCGGTTACCTCGGATCCCACAAGTGCTTTCCCGGGAGGTGACAGAGTTGCTGAGA gttaTGATTCATCCTGATCCAGAGAGAAGGCCTTCAGCAATGGTGCTGGTGAAGCATTCAGTGTTATTGTCTGCATCTAGAAAGAGCGCAGAGCAGTTACGAATAGAATTGAATgcagaaaaattcaaaaattctCTTTTGCAGAA agaACTCAAGAAAGCCCAAATGGCAGCCAAAGTTGCAGCTGAGGAACGGGCACTCTTCACAGATCGGATGGCCACTAGATCCACCACCCAGAGTAATAGAACTTCTCGACttattggaaagaaaatgaaccGCTCTGTCAGCCTTACTATATACTGA